One window from the genome of Haloprofundus halobius encodes:
- a CDS encoding twin-arginine translocase subunit TatC, producing MSSALDEDTRQTLDAGRETAGAMLRSAQKDLQKVFIVFLIGFLGTFYALQLWVWEFLKNVTEARMNAATAENVRFIAQTPFDVILLQGKISIVAGIIVALPIFVYFSRDALRERDMWPQSPVKPWKLVLIGLMATALFSAGLLYGYSLFFPIMFKFLAGNAISVGFDPRYSIVKWAQFIFLLTLSFGFAAQMPLAITGLSYSGIVPYETFRDKWRHATVLIFVFGAFFSPPDPFTQIMWAVPLLVLYGASLYLAKVVVTAKRGSQQINLGRTVRTQWNVVLGAAVLFGGAVYAFYSYGGIGQVNRGLAWLGSTYRVVPVGQQLPFASETTILLYSAVAGVVGLLLGLLYGIYRDIEATAGPQVGGRPGEPAAIDLADLDAAGVRAAPPEAFADLTEEEAMNHASAAIDDGDNAKAQAILDRFDEAEESRDEEPDGEGSVPGVNDDVGDRASRASGTLLEGLTDGERDEDDIGGYYKDVAFILDSLRSRSFIIIGWFMLVLAGTFAWLYSGGIGTIFDGFLAQMPAAFDIDQVNVITLHPVEALIFEVKFSTLIAVIATLPLLAFFAWPALRERNFVRGHRIVIFGWAGVLLTGLLGGLYLGYIYIAPAVISYLAADALAANVVISYQITDFFWLIFFTTAGIGILADIPVLMVLLNTIGLSYRRMRGRWREVTVGILTVAALFTPADIITMFMVTIPLMVAYAVGLTVLFVLTFGGRRDLAPAPGSSDA from the coding sequence ATGTCTAGCGCCCTCGACGAGGACACCCGCCAGACGCTCGACGCGGGGCGGGAAACGGCCGGCGCGATGTTGCGCTCGGCCCAGAAAGACCTCCAGAAGGTCTTCATCGTCTTTCTCATCGGCTTTCTCGGGACGTTCTACGCGCTCCAACTCTGGGTCTGGGAGTTCCTGAAGAACGTCACGGAAGCGCGGATGAACGCGGCGACGGCCGAGAACGTCCGCTTCATTGCACAGACGCCGTTCGACGTCATCTTGCTCCAGGGGAAGATAAGCATCGTCGCCGGTATCATCGTCGCGCTCCCGATATTCGTCTACTTCTCCCGCGACGCGCTCAGAGAGCGCGACATGTGGCCGCAGTCGCCGGTGAAACCGTGGAAACTCGTCCTCATCGGTCTCATGGCGACGGCGCTGTTCTCGGCGGGGCTGCTCTACGGCTACTCGCTGTTCTTCCCGATCATGTTCAAGTTCCTCGCCGGCAACGCCATCTCCGTCGGCTTCGACCCGCGCTACTCCATCGTGAAGTGGGCGCAGTTCATCTTCCTGCTCACGCTCTCCTTCGGCTTCGCCGCCCAGATGCCGCTGGCCATCACGGGGCTTTCCTACAGCGGCATCGTCCCGTACGAGACGTTCCGCGACAAATGGCGGCACGCGACGGTTCTCATCTTCGTCTTCGGGGCGTTCTTCTCGCCGCCGGACCCGTTCACCCAGATCATGTGGGCCGTGCCGCTGCTGGTCCTCTACGGTGCGAGCCTCTACCTCGCGAAAGTCGTCGTCACCGCAAAGCGCGGGAGCCAGCAGATAAATCTCGGTCGCACCGTCCGCACACAGTGGAACGTCGTCCTCGGCGCCGCGGTGCTGTTCGGCGGAGCGGTGTACGCCTTCTACAGCTACGGCGGTATCGGGCAGGTGAACCGCGGACTGGCGTGGCTCGGCAGCACCTACCGCGTGGTACCAGTAGGCCAACAGCTCCCGTTCGCTTCGGAGACGACCATCCTCCTCTACTCCGCTGTCGCGGGCGTCGTCGGTCTCCTGCTCGGACTCCTGTACGGAATCTACCGCGACATCGAAGCGACCGCCGGACCGCAGGTCGGCGGCCGGCCAGGCGAACCGGCGGCCATCGACCTCGCGGACCTCGACGCGGCGGGCGTCCGCGCGGCCCCGCCGGAGGCGTTCGCCGACCTCACCGAGGAGGAGGCGATGAACCACGCCAGCGCCGCCATCGACGACGGCGACAACGCGAAGGCGCAGGCCATCCTCGACCGGTTCGACGAGGCCGAGGAGAGCCGTGACGAAGAACCGGACGGTGAAGGCAGCGTCCCCGGCGTCAACGACGACGTGGGCGACAGAGCGTCGAGAGCCAGCGGCACGCTGCTGGAGGGACTCACCGACGGCGAACGCGACGAGGACGACATCGGCGGCTACTACAAGGATGTCGCGTTCATCCTCGACAGTCTCCGCTCGCGGTCGTTCATCATCATCGGCTGGTTCATGCTCGTCCTCGCCGGGACGTTCGCGTGGCTCTACAGCGGCGGTATCGGCACCATCTTCGACGGCTTCCTCGCACAGATGCCCGCCGCCTTCGACATCGACCAGGTGAACGTCATCACGCTGCACCCCGTCGAGGCGCTCATCTTCGAGGTGAAGTTCTCGACGCTGATCGCCGTCATCGCGACGCTGCCGCTTCTGGCGTTCTTCGCGTGGCCCGCCCTCCGCGAGCGGAACTTCGTCCGCGGCCACCGAATCGTCATCTTCGGGTGGGCCGGCGTACTGCTCACCGGACTCCTCGGCGGCCTCTACCTCGGCTACATCTACATCGCCCCGGCGGTCATCTCGTATCTGGCCGCCGACGCGCTGGCGGCGAACGTCGTCATCAGCTATCAGATTACGGATTTCTTCTGGCTCATCTTCTTCACCACCGCCGGCATCGGCATCCTCGCCGACATCCCGGTGTTGATGGTGCTTCTCAACACAATCGGCCTCTCGTACCGCCGGATGCGCGGGCGCTGGCGGGAGGTCACGGTCGGAATTCTCACCGTCGCGGCGCTGTTCACCCCGGCAGACATCATCACGATGTTCATGGTGACGATTCCGCTGATGGTCGCCTACGCCGTCGGTCTCACCGTGCTGTTCGTGCTGACGTTCGGCGGACGGCGCGACCTCGCGCCCGCGCCCGGAAGCAGCGACGCCTGA
- a CDS encoding 23S rRNA (uridine(2552)-2'-O)-methyltransferase, whose translation MARKDEYYNKAKQQGYRARSAYKLQQLDETANLLHRGASVVDLGAAPGGWLQVAAEAVGPEGTVVGVDLQRIKSLDAANVETIRGDMTEDETKEQLLKLVGEDGADVVISDMAPNMTGEYSLDHARSVYLARQAFEVAMDVLDAGGDFAVKVFDGQDLQELKDDIEPEFQYVREVRPEASRKQSSELYLVAKGRITAPVAVGEELELDITDTGAEGDGIGRVDGFTLFVSDAEAGETVRVRITDVKPKFGFAERVGDDS comes from the coding sequence ATGGCGCGCAAAGACGAATACTACAACAAGGCCAAACAGCAGGGCTACCGCGCCCGCTCGGCCTACAAACTCCAGCAGCTCGACGAGACGGCGAACCTCCTCCACCGGGGGGCGTCGGTCGTCGACCTGGGGGCCGCCCCCGGCGGGTGGCTGCAGGTCGCCGCCGAGGCGGTCGGTCCCGAGGGGACGGTCGTCGGCGTCGACCTCCAGCGGATCAAATCGCTCGACGCGGCCAACGTCGAGACGATTCGCGGCGACATGACCGAGGACGAGACGAAGGAACAGTTGTTAAAACTCGTCGGCGAGGACGGCGCGGACGTCGTGATTTCGGACATGGCGCCGAACATGACCGGCGAGTACTCGCTCGACCACGCCCGCTCGGTCTACCTCGCCCGGCAGGCGTTCGAGGTGGCGATGGACGTGCTCGACGCCGGCGGCGACTTCGCCGTGAAGGTGTTCGACGGCCAGGACCTCCAAGAGCTGAAAGACGACATCGAACCGGAGTTCCAGTACGTCCGCGAGGTTCGCCCCGAAGCCTCCCGAAAGCAGTCCTCGGAACTCTACCTCGTCGCCAAGGGTCGCATCACCGCGCCCGTCGCCGTCGGCGAGGAACTCGAACTCGACATCACCGACACCGGAGCGGAGGGCGACGGTATCGGCCGCGTCGACGGCTTTACGCTCTTTGTCTCCGACGCCGAGGCGGGCGAGACGGTCCGCGTCCGAATCACCGACGTCAAGCCGAAGTTCGGTTTCGCCGAGCGCGTCGGCGACGACTCGTAG
- a CDS encoding queuosine precursor transporter has protein sequence MRESRLATGEVALVGLFVTALVTAQLTAAKLLAFGLPVSLPVVGDSLALPGAALAYALTFFASDCYSELYGREAAQRMVNVGFAMNLVVLALVAGTIAAPALDPEFAGQFAAVLGPSANIVLGSLVAYLVSQNWDVLVFHRIREATDGDHLWLRNVASTATSQALDTVLFVTVGFLVAPAVLGIGEATPVPVVISLVVGQYLLKLLIAIADTPFVYALVGVLRRSDGEGQMASA, from the coding sequence GTGCGTGAGTCGCGCCTGGCGACGGGCGAAGTCGCGCTCGTCGGACTGTTCGTCACGGCGCTCGTCACCGCGCAACTGACCGCCGCGAAACTGCTCGCGTTCGGCTTGCCGGTGTCGCTGCCGGTCGTCGGCGACAGCCTCGCGCTCCCCGGCGCGGCGCTGGCGTACGCGCTGACGTTCTTCGCCTCCGACTGTTACTCGGAACTCTACGGGCGAGAAGCGGCCCAGCGTATGGTGAACGTCGGCTTCGCGATGAACCTCGTCGTGCTCGCGCTGGTCGCCGGAACCATCGCCGCGCCCGCGCTCGACCCCGAGTTCGCCGGGCAGTTCGCCGCCGTGCTCGGTCCGAGCGCGAACATCGTCCTCGGGAGCCTCGTCGCCTACCTCGTCAGCCAGAACTGGGACGTGCTCGTCTTCCACCGCATCCGCGAGGCGACCGACGGTGACCACCTCTGGCTCCGCAACGTCGCGTCGACGGCGACGAGTCAGGCGCTCGACACGGTGCTTTTCGTCACGGTCGGTTTCCTCGTCGCGCCGGCGGTGCTCGGCATCGGCGAGGCGACGCCGGTTCCGGTCGTGATCTCGCTCGTCGTCGGACAGTACCTCCTGAAACTGCTCATCGCTATCGCGGACACGCCGTTCGTCTACGCCCTCGTCGGCGTTCTCCGGCGGTCGGACGGCGAGGGGCAGATGGCTTCGGCGTAG
- a CDS encoding MFS transporter: MSAPRAATATDAVRNPRRALAIVVAVVFVDLLGFGVVIPILPFYVRSFGVSDVFIGLLAASYSLLQFGFAPFLGRLSDQRGRRPVIMLSLAGSAVAWTIFGLAAEFSAALGLTAGVAVLFVSRMLAGAMGGNIAAAQAYIADITPAERRAEALGLVGASFALGFVFGPAIGGLFASDAVVSMARDVLPAFVPATPFSLPSFAAAGLSLLSLGFAALFLEEPSRSRGTAPRTTLVSQFADALRDPNLRGLVVSFFLVSVAFSGIQVMFIPFAADVYGYQETQTAFLLTYIGVLGVFNQGVLVGRLSRRYRDASIAVAGATVLLVALAAIPFSPELGSLLPAVDAPAYLTPALVALLVVLALLSLGNSLLNVALTTLVSKATSAETQGSAFGVTQGAGSLGRTVGPPAMAALYVFTYWSPFVAGALLVLPILAILVSLARGRVDVQVDDRVDRAVGETDGGDTKNE, translated from the coding sequence ATGAGTGCCCCTCGCGCAGCGACGGCGACAGACGCGGTTCGGAACCCGCGACGGGCGCTCGCCATCGTCGTCGCCGTCGTCTTCGTCGACTTGCTCGGCTTCGGGGTCGTCATCCCGATTCTCCCGTTCTACGTCCGGAGCTTCGGCGTCAGCGACGTGTTCATCGGCCTGCTCGCCGCCTCCTACTCGCTGCTGCAGTTCGGCTTCGCGCCGTTTCTCGGCCGCCTCTCCGACCAGCGCGGGAGACGCCCGGTCATCATGCTCTCGCTCGCCGGCAGCGCCGTCGCGTGGACCATCTTCGGGCTCGCCGCGGAGTTCTCGGCCGCCCTCGGTCTCACGGCGGGCGTCGCCGTGCTGTTCGTCTCGCGGATGCTCGCGGGGGCGATGGGCGGCAACATCGCCGCCGCGCAAGCCTACATCGCCGACATCACGCCCGCCGAGCGACGCGCCGAGGCGCTGGGCCTCGTCGGAGCCTCGTTCGCGCTCGGCTTCGTCTTCGGCCCGGCTATCGGTGGGCTGTTCGCCAGCGATGCCGTCGTCTCAATGGCCCGAGACGTGCTCCCGGCGTTCGTCCCCGCGACGCCGTTCTCGCTACCGAGTTTCGCCGCCGCCGGTCTCAGCCTCCTCAGTTTGGGGTTCGCGGCGCTGTTCCTCGAAGAACCGTCGCGGAGTCGCGGTACCGCCCCGCGGACGACGCTCGTCTCGCAGTTCGCCGACGCGCTCAGGGACCCGAATCTTCGGGGCCTCGTCGTCTCCTTCTTTCTCGTCTCCGTCGCCTTCTCGGGTATCCAGGTGATGTTCATCCCCTTCGCGGCCGACGTCTACGGGTACCAAGAGACGCAGACGGCGTTTCTACTCACCTACATCGGCGTGTTGGGCGTGTTCAATCAGGGCGTCCTGGTCGGCCGACTCTCGCGGCGCTACCGCGACGCCTCCATCGCCGTCGCCGGAGCGACGGTTCTGCTCGTCGCACTCGCGGCGATTCCGTTCTCGCCGGAACTCGGGTCGCTCCTGCCTGCTGTCGACGCGCCGGCGTACCTCACGCCCGCGCTCGTCGCTCTCTTAGTCGTCCTCGCGCTGCTCTCACTCGGCAACAGCCTATTGAACGTCGCGCTGACGACGCTCGTCTCGAAGGCGACGAGCGCCGAAACCCAAGGAAGCGCCTTCGGCGTCACGCAGGGGGCGGGCAGTCTCGGTCGGACTGTCGGCCCGCCCGCGATGGCGGCGCTGTACGTCTTCACCTACTGGTCGCCGTTCGTTGCGGGTGCGCTGCTCGTGCTGCCGATTCTGGCGATTCTCGTGAGTCTCGCGCGCGGACGGGTCGACGTCCAGGTGGACGACAGAGTGGACCGAGCGGTCGGCGAGACCGACGGTGGGGACACGAAAAACGAGTAG
- a CDS encoding ORC1-type DNA replication protein, with amino-acid sequence MADDPDGGMLSWDETVFRDEHVFEIDYVPETFHHRESQLQSLQYALRPAVRGARPLNTMVRGPPGTGKTTAVQKLFGELRGQTDVRTVRVNCQVDSTRYAVFSRLFESIFEYEPPSSGISFKKLFGQITDRLVEEDDVLVVTLDDVNYLFYENEASDTLYSLLRAHEAHSGARIGVIIISSDLSLDIMDELDTRVQSVFRPEEVYFPVYDIDEIVDILRERARLGFHDGVIGAPELDRVAELTAESGDLRVGIDLLRRAGLNAEMRASRTVTLEDVEQAYDKSKYVHLSRSLRGLSDSERALVEVLADHNGERAGEVFEAFHADTGLGYTRYSEIINKLDQLGVIEANYASVEGRGRSRTLTLSYDPDAVLDRLE; translated from the coding sequence ATGGCTGACGACCCCGACGGGGGGATGCTCTCGTGGGACGAGACGGTGTTCAGAGACGAACACGTCTTCGAGATAGACTACGTTCCAGAGACGTTCCACCACCGCGAGAGCCAACTGCAGAGCCTGCAGTACGCGCTTCGTCCCGCCGTTCGCGGTGCGCGCCCGCTCAACACCATGGTTCGCGGTCCGCCCGGCACCGGGAAGACGACGGCCGTCCAGAAACTGTTCGGCGAACTCCGCGGCCAGACCGACGTGCGGACGGTTCGGGTCAACTGCCAGGTCGACTCGACGCGCTACGCCGTCTTCTCCCGGCTGTTCGAGAGCATCTTCGAGTACGAACCCCCCTCGTCGGGAATCTCCTTCAAGAAACTGTTCGGCCAGATCACCGACCGACTCGTCGAGGAGGACGACGTGCTCGTCGTCACGCTCGACGACGTGAACTACCTGTTCTACGAGAACGAGGCCTCGGACACGTTGTACTCGTTGCTGCGCGCCCACGAGGCGCACAGCGGCGCGCGTATCGGCGTCATCATCATCTCCTCGGACCTCTCGCTCGACATCATGGACGAACTGGACACGCGCGTCCAGAGCGTCTTCCGGCCCGAGGAGGTGTACTTCCCCGTCTACGACATCGACGAGATCGTCGACATCCTCCGCGAGCGCGCCCGCCTCGGCTTCCACGACGGCGTCATCGGCGCGCCCGAACTCGACCGCGTCGCCGAACTCACCGCCGAGAGCGGCGACCTGCGCGTCGGTATCGACCTGCTCCGCCGGGCGGGGCTGAACGCCGAGATGCGCGCCTCACGGACGGTTACTCTCGAAGACGTCGAACAGGCCTACGACAAGTCGAAGTACGTCCACCTCTCGCGGAGTCTGCGCGGGCTGTCGGACTCCGAACGCGCACTCGTCGAGGTGCTCGCCGACCACAACGGCGAGCGGGCGGGCGAGGTGTTCGAGGCGTTCCACGCCGACACGGGACTGGGCTACACGCGCTACTCCGAAATCATCAACAAACTCGACCAACTCGGCGTCATCGAGGCGAACTACGCCAGCGTCGAAGGTCGCGGTCGGTCGCGGACGTTGACGCTGTCGTACGACCCCGACGCGGTGTTGGACCGGTTGGAGTAG
- a CDS encoding DNA polymerase sliding clamp — protein sequence MFQAIVSASTLRDALDSVSVLVDECKIRLNEDELAIRAVDPANVGMVDLSLDAAAFESYEADGGVIGVNLSRLEDIAGMANTGDLIHLELDEETRKLHIQIEGLSYTLALIDPDSIRQEPDIPDLDLPATIVVEGTHLDRGIKAADMVSDHIGLRVDEDAETFHIEAEGDTDDVDLELGRDDLIDLSAGPADSLFSLDYLKDMNKAIPSDAEVTVELGEEFPVKLHYEFGEGMGHVTYMLAPRIQSD from the coding sequence ATGTTCCAGGCCATCGTGAGCGCGTCGACGCTCCGGGACGCGCTCGATTCGGTGAGCGTGTTGGTCGACGAGTGTAAGATTCGACTCAACGAGGACGAACTCGCCATTCGAGCCGTCGACCCCGCGAACGTGGGGATGGTCGACCTCTCGCTCGACGCCGCAGCGTTCGAATCCTACGAAGCAGACGGCGGCGTCATCGGCGTCAACCTCTCGCGACTGGAGGACATCGCCGGGATGGCGAACACCGGCGACCTCATCCACCTCGAACTCGACGAGGAGACGCGAAAGCTTCACATCCAAATCGAAGGTCTCTCCTACACGCTCGCGCTCATCGACCCCGACTCCATCCGACAGGAACCGGACATCCCGGACCTCGACCTCCCGGCGACCATCGTCGTCGAAGGCACCCACCTCGACCGCGGTATCAAAGCCGCCGACATGGTGTCGGACCACATCGGTCTCCGCGTCGACGAAGACGCCGAGACGTTCCACATCGAAGCCGAGGGCGACACCGACGACGTCGACCTCGAACTCGGCCGCGACGACCTCATCGACCTCTCCGCTGGCCCCGCCGACTCGCTGTTCAGCCTCGACTACCTCAAGGACATGAACAAGGCGATTCCCTCCGACGCCGAGGTCACCGTCGAACTCGGCGAGGAGTTCCCCGTCAAACTCCACTACGAGTTCGGCGAGGGCATGGGTCACGTGACGTACATGCTCGCGCCGCGTATCCAGAGCGACTGA
- a CDS encoding MutS-related protein yields the protein MEFEAIPGVGEKTAASLAELDDAEAALRDGDVAALSRAPGITEGRAAAIARAAIQAEHGDDGDFLATDRARELYRDVLGLLQARAVTEYAEKRLETLFPTASESRIEEVRTFVESALDRTPDPAVLDALADVEALRAPPNLRVRERCLATVDAERYAEAKAAFPELSIEIVEDAHGLAELARSYSTVVALDEAFAGVDVDGDVRVRPDAPEHPEEIVPERLLAFFAENRERLLAAVSVHEAADIDPACSPERLRDALARVDENGELVGDQELDRLTAAVSDLDAAVSTAESAANDHLRTAISEQDVTIQGQDFLSLVEQGARVDSLLSRELADEYDTAVETARDHLSDALSLEEGEYDLAERVFGGDPTFPVGHNEEAVSRLRTELKAGRDRRAATLKADLADDLAALREPVETLVADALELDVELAVARFARDFDCVLPEFSGSGFEFEGGRSPLLDVSFADVDPVDYGVSGVTLLSGVNSGGKTSTLDLVAVVVILGQMGLPVPAERARLERVSELHYYAKSQGTLDAGAFESTLRDFATLTTGASGRLVLVDELESITEPGASARIIAGILEALHEQGTTGVFVSHLADEIREAADFAVAVDGIEAVGLVEGELRVNRSPVKGHLARSTPELIVEKLAGEARDDAERANASGDEAASRRGFYARLLEKF from the coding sequence ATGGAGTTCGAGGCCATCCCGGGAGTCGGTGAGAAGACCGCCGCCTCACTCGCCGAACTCGACGACGCCGAGGCGGCGCTCAGAGACGGTGACGTGGCGGCGCTCTCGCGCGCCCCGGGTATCACGGAGGGTCGCGCGGCGGCCATCGCCCGTGCGGCGATTCAGGCCGAGCACGGCGACGACGGCGACTTCCTCGCGACCGACCGCGCCCGCGAACTCTACCGCGACGTGCTCGGCTTGCTCCAAGCGCGCGCGGTCACGGAGTACGCCGAGAAACGGCTCGAAACGTTGTTTCCCACCGCCTCGGAGTCGCGAATCGAGGAGGTCCGAACGTTCGTCGAGTCGGCGCTCGACCGGACGCCCGACCCCGCGGTCCTCGACGCGCTCGCCGACGTGGAGGCGTTGCGCGCGCCGCCGAACCTCCGCGTCCGCGAACGCTGTCTCGCGACGGTCGACGCCGAGCGCTACGCCGAGGCGAAAGCCGCGTTCCCGGAACTGTCGATCGAAATCGTCGAGGACGCCCACGGCCTCGCCGAACTCGCGCGGTCGTACTCGACGGTCGTCGCCCTCGACGAGGCGTTCGCGGGCGTCGACGTCGACGGCGACGTGCGCGTCCGCCCGGACGCCCCCGAACATCCCGAGGAAATCGTCCCCGAACGCCTCCTCGCCTTCTTTGCCGAAAACCGCGAGCGACTGCTGGCGGCCGTTTCCGTCCACGAGGCCGCCGACATCGACCCGGCGTGTTCGCCCGAACGACTCCGTGACGCCCTCGCGCGCGTCGACGAGAACGGCGAACTCGTCGGCGACCAGGAACTCGACCGACTCACCGCCGCCGTTTCCGACCTCGACGCCGCGGTCTCGACCGCGGAGTCCGCAGCTAACGACCATCTCCGGACGGCTATCAGCGAGCAGGACGTGACGATACAAGGCCAGGACTTCCTCTCGTTGGTCGAACAGGGCGCGCGCGTCGACAGCCTCCTCTCGCGCGAACTCGCCGACGAGTACGACACCGCCGTCGAAACGGCCCGAGACCACCTCTCTGACGCGCTCTCGCTGGAAGAGGGCGAGTACGACCTCGCCGAGCGCGTCTTCGGCGGCGACCCCACCTTCCCGGTCGGCCACAACGAGGAGGCGGTCTCGCGGCTGCGAACCGAACTGAAAGCGGGTCGCGACCGGCGCGCGGCGACGCTGAAAGCCGACCTCGCCGACGACCTCGCGGCGCTCAGAGAACCCGTCGAGACGCTCGTCGCCGACGCGCTCGAACTCGACGTGGAACTCGCCGTCGCCCGCTTCGCCCGCGACTTCGACTGCGTGCTCCCCGAGTTTTCTGGCTCTGGATTCGAGTTCGAGGGCGGCCGGTCGCCGCTTCTGGACGTTTCGTTCGCCGACGTCGACCCCGTCGACTACGGCGTCTCCGGCGTGACGCTGCTCTCGGGGGTCAACAGCGGCGGGAAGACCTCGACGCTCGACCTGGTCGCCGTCGTCGTCATCCTCGGGCAGATGGGACTGCCCGTCCCGGCCGAGCGCGCCCGCCTCGAACGCGTCTCCGAACTGCACTACTACGCGAAGAGCCAGGGAACGCTCGATGCGGGGGCGTTCGAGAGCACGCTTCGCGACTTCGCGACACTAACGACCGGTGCGTCGGGGCGCCTCGTCCTCGTCGACGAACTGGAGAGCATCACCGAACCCGGCGCGAGCGCCCGCATCATCGCCGGTATCCTCGAAGCGCTACACGAGCAGGGGACGACGGGCGTGTTCGTCTCGCACCTCGCCGACGAGATACGGGAGGCCGCCGACTTCGCCGTCGCCGTCGACGGTATCGAGGCTGTGGGCCTCGTCGAGGGCGAACTCCGGGTAAACCGCTCGCCCGTCAAGGGCCACCTCGCGCGCTCGACGCCCGAACTCATCGTCGAGAAGCTCGCGGGGGAAGCGCGGGACGACGCCGAGCGGGCGAACGCCAGCGGCGACGAGGCGGCGTCGCGCCGCGGGTTCTACGCGCGTCTGCTGGAGAAGTTCTGA
- the larE gene encoding ATP-dependent sacrificial sulfur transferase LarE: MSLDAKVEAVKADLAERDGVVVAFSGGVDSSVVAALAHDALGDDAVACTAKSETLPAEELEDSVRVAEEIGIRHELVSFSELDNPDFVANDGERCYHCRTMRLGKMYETARDLGIDSVCDGTNASDPGEGHRPGLRAVKELEVFSPLLAHDVTKAEVREIADRYGLSVADKPSMACLSSRIPTGLEVTEERLTRVEKAERLLRTWGFSQFRVRDHDGLARIEVAEPELERALDADFVRAAREHLSEVGFDHVTLDLHGYATGSVSPANDAYGESGSDDEDAEDEPLVADVFAREYPVGEDD; the protein is encoded by the coding sequence ATGAGCCTCGACGCGAAGGTAGAAGCCGTGAAAGCGGACCTCGCCGAACGCGACGGCGTCGTCGTCGCGTTCTCCGGAGGTGTCGATTCGAGCGTCGTCGCCGCGCTGGCACACGACGCCCTCGGCGACGACGCCGTCGCCTGCACCGCCAAGAGCGAGACGCTTCCGGCCGAGGAGTTGGAGGATTCGGTGCGCGTCGCCGAGGAAATCGGCATCCGCCACGAACTCGTCTCCTTCTCCGAACTCGACAACCCCGACTTCGTCGCCAACGACGGCGAGCGGTGTTACCACTGCCGGACGATGCGTCTGGGCAAGATGTACGAGACGGCCCGTGACCTCGGCATCGACAGCGTCTGCGACGGGACGAACGCCTCCGACCCCGGCGAGGGCCACCGGCCGGGACTCCGCGCGGTGAAGGAGCTCGAAGTGTTCTCGCCGCTTCTGGCCCACGACGTCACGAAGGCGGAAGTCCGCGAAATCGCCGACCGGTACGGTCTCTCGGTCGCCGACAAACCGTCGATGGCGTGTCTCTCCTCGCGGATTCCGACGGGACTCGAAGTCACCGAGGAGCGACTGACCCGCGTCGAGAAAGCCGAGCGACTGCTCCGGACGTGGGGGTTCTCGCAGTTCCGCGTCCGCGACCACGACGGTCTCGCGCGCATCGAAGTCGCCGAACCGGAGCTGGAGCGGGCGCTCGACGCCGACTTCGTCCGCGCGGCGCGAGAACACCTCTCCGAGGTCGGGTTCGACCACGTGACGTTGGACCTCCACGGCTACGCCACGGGGAGCGTCAGTCCGGCGAACGACGCGTACGGCGAAAGTGGGAGCGACGACGAGGACGCCGAGGACGAACCGCTCGTCGCCGACGTGTTCGCACGGGAGTATCCCGTCGGCGAGGACGATTGA
- a CDS encoding ribbon-helix-helix domain-containing protein, with the protein MAKISVEVPDELLADLDEHVGDDKKFVNRSDAIRASIRKTLDLLDEIDDRHGRLADDDGVGGDDDSEDDRA; encoded by the coding sequence ATGGCCAAGATAAGCGTCGAAGTCCCCGACGAGTTGCTCGCGGACCTCGACGAACACGTCGGCGACGACAAGAAGTTCGTCAACCGAAGCGATGCCATCCGAGCGTCGATTCGCAAGACGCTGGACCTCCTCGACGAGATAGACGACCGACACGGACGGTTAGCGGACGACGACGGAGTCGGTGGGGACGACGACAGCGAGGACGACCGTGCGTGA
- a CDS encoding SRPBCC domain-containing protein, with product MKQTEVIEVDAPPKAVWRVLTDFDEYDAWNPTLSVKGRPKEGSKLSVKLDPKGVSPMQFPAKVTAVKPNRRIHWRARSPIPGAYAIDHEFRLKPLPAGRTRLEQTANVRGAATAMLPGRDALDDGLRGMNDALKRRVESQSK from the coding sequence ATGAAACAGACCGAGGTGATAGAGGTCGACGCACCGCCGAAAGCCGTCTGGCGCGTCCTCACCGACTTCGACGAGTACGACGCGTGGAACCCCACGCTCAGCGTGAAGGGGCGACCGAAGGAGGGCTCGAAGCTCTCGGTGAAACTCGACCCGAAAGGCGTCTCGCCGATGCAGTTCCCCGCGAAAGTGACTGCAGTGAAACCGAACCGGCGCATCCACTGGCGGGCGCGCTCGCCGATTCCCGGCGCGTACGCCATCGACCACGAGTTCAGGTTGAAGCCGCTCCCGGCGGGGCGGACGCGACTCGAACAGACGGCGAACGTCCGGGGCGCGGCGACGGCGATGCTCCCCGGACGCGACGCGCTCGACGACGGGTTACGCGGGATGAACGACGCGCTCAAGCGGCGCGTGGAGTCGCAGTCGAAGTAA